The region CCCTCGACCTGCGCCCTGAGCGCGTCCCGCTCGGCGCGCAGCTGTTCGGTTTGGCCGTCCAACGAGTCCCGGTCCGCCACCACGCTGGAGAGCAGGCGTTCGCTGACCGAGGTGGAGCCGAGCACGACCCCCAGTGCGAGCGCGAGGAACACGGCGGCGACCGACACGATGTGGTATCGCAGCGAGATCACGTGAAAAGCCCCTTGAGGTATGCGAAGACGGCGTTGCCGGTGTCGGCGAGCACGTCGAAGTACGAAGAGCCGAGCCCGGATGCCACCAGGGCGATGAACGTCGCCGCCAGCGCCGCCACCGCCAGGAGCAGCACCGCGCTGACCGGCGTCCTGCTGCTTTGCAGCGTGGTCAGCGCGGTGCCGTCCACGACCTTGCCTCCGAGCCGCAGCCGGGTCAGGAAGGTCGAGGGGTTGGAGCCGGAGCGGCCGCGGTCGAGGAACTCGTGCAGGGTCGCCTGGAACCCGACGGTGACCACCAGACTCGCGCGGTGCGACTCGGCCAGCAGCAGGGCGAGGTCCTCCGGGTTGCCCGCGGCGGGGAAGGTCACCGCCCCGATGCCCAGGTCCTGTATCCGTTCGAGTCCGGGAGCGTGACCGTCGATATGCGCAGGGATCACGACTTCCGCACCGCACTTCAGGGTGTCGGTGCTGATGTCGGCGGGGTCGCCGACGATGACTTCGGGGCGGTAGCCCAGCGCGCGCAACGTGTCGGCGGCGCGCTCGACACCGATCAGCACGGGCCGGTACTCCCGGACGTATCGCCTGAGCCGCTTGAACTCCTCGGCGTGACCCTGCCCGGGAGCGAGCACCAGCACGTGGCGCTGCTCCATCGCCACGGTCAGATCCGGAACGCCGATCCCGTCCAGGATCAGCATCCGCTCCCTGCGGAGGAACTCGATGGTGTTGGCGGAAAAGGCCTCGAGCTGTGCGGCCATCCCCGCCTTGGCCTCGATCATGTGGTCGGCGACCGAGTCGGCGTCCTGTTCGTTGCCGCGGCCGACCTCCCGGTCGCCGACGAAGATCCCGCCTTCGTGCAGCCGGATGCGCGCGCCGTCGCGCAGGCGGTGCATGATCGCGGCCCCCGCCCCGTCGACGAGCGTGATACCGGCGGAGAGCAGGACTTCAGGGCCGAGGTTGGGAAACCGCCCGGAGATGGAGGGGGAGGCGTTCACGACTCCGACTACCTCCGCGGCGACCAACGCCTCCGCCGTTCGCCGGTCGAGATCCGGCTGGTCCAGGATGGCGATGTCGCCGGCGCTGACGCGCCGCAGCAGATCACCCGGCCTGCGCTCGACCCTGGCGATCCCGACGACGCCGGGCAGACGCTCCTTGTCCCGGGAAAGCAGTCTGCTGAACCTCATGCGCAGATGGTGACAAACCGATCACGTGCGGTCGTCACGCCACGCCGGGAACATTACGCCGTCTGTCGCATTGTCAACGCGATCGAACGGTTCTGCGCCTGGTCAGCGTCGGCTGCGTGCCGCGGTCCTCTTCGCGCGCCGTCCGGACTTCTCGCCGTTCTCCGTCCAGCCGTCGCGCGACTTGTGCGAGCTCGCGGTGGCGAGCAGCTCCTCGGCGTGCGCACGGCCGGTCTCGGTGGAGTCGAGTCCGGCGAGCATCCGGGCGAGTTCGGCGACCCGCTCCTCGTCCGCGACGGTGCGCACATCGCTGCGCGTCAGCCCGCCGTCGCTCGCGCCCTTGTCCACCACCAGGTGGCGGTCGGCGTACGCGGCCACCTGCGGGAGGTGGGTCACCACGATGACCTGGTGGGTCCGCGCCAAGCGCGCGAGGCGGCGACCGATCTCCACCGCCGCGCGCCCGCCGACACCCGCGTCGACCTCGTCGAACACCAGCGTCGGCACCGTGTCGGCGTCGGCGAGCACGACTTCCAGGCCGAGCATCACGCGCGAGAGC is a window of Saccharopolyspora erythraea NRRL 2338 DNA encoding:
- the steA gene encoding putative cytokinetic ring protein SteA, translated to MRFSRLLSRDKERLPGVVGIARVERRPGDLLRRVSAGDIAILDQPDLDRRTAEALVAAEVVGVVNASPSISGRFPNLGPEVLLSAGITLVDGAGAAIMHRLRDGARIRLHEGGIFVGDREVGRGNEQDADSVADHMIEAKAGMAAQLEAFSANTIEFLRRERMLILDGIGVPDLTVAMEQRHVLVLAPGQGHAEEFKRLRRYVREYRPVLIGVERAADTLRALGYRPEVIVGDPADISTDTLKCGAEVVIPAHIDGHAPGLERIQDLGIGAVTFPAAGNPEDLALLLAESHRASLVVTVGFQATLHEFLDRGRSGSNPSTFLTRLRLGGKVVDGTALTTLQSSRTPVSAVLLLAVAALAATFIALVASGLGSSYFDVLADTGNAVFAYLKGLFT